The nucleotide sequence CAACATTTCTGCTGTGCTAACCTTACTCTCCACTCTCCAGGCACCTGTTTACTTCCTTCTTGTGCTATTATGTTAGCATTTTTACCGGGAAAATTCAAGCAAACTTTCGAAAAAAATAAAATTATGGCCAATACTGTCAAATTTTATTCTGACATTTTGGTTATTTTGTCCAATGGTTTTTTACTTTTTACACTTTTTAATCACCTGATACATTTCTTCGATGGTTTTTGTCCCCATCAGCACTTCCTTCTCGTTCACAATAGTCATGGGAATCCGTTCAATATGGTATTGTTCCGCAAGCTCCGGATATAATCTGGCGTCTATCATTCTGGCTTCAATCATTTCTGACTCGGAAGCCATTTTCTGACAGGTTATTACCTGCTGTGCACAATGATGGCAGGACAGAGATACAAATACTCTGATATCCACCTTGTCTTCCAGTTTCTGCAGCTTCTTCTGTATTCTTCCGCTGATTTCCTGACCAGGGCCTGCCGTATTGTAAATACCGAATACCAGAGAATTCATCTCCTTGCCGCCGGTAACTCCATGATATGCCACCCCTGTATACCTGTCATTTTTATAGAGTGCTGTCACGGGCAACAGTGAAGCGTCCAGCTCCGGCAGTTCTTTTTCGGCCTCTGCCTGATCATAAAAACGGCAGGAAAGTTTATCGGACAGCCCGGCCATATGGCGCACCAGTTCCGCCATTTCCATGGAAGCCTTTTCTTCCGGATTGATTACACACACCATGCATACTTCCCCTGTGAGCTTCCCAAGTACCGTATTCAGCTGACTTTCCAGTTCCTCCGTAATAAGTTCACTTCTGAGAGATATTTTTTCGATATTAATCATTTCGCTTCTCCTACAGCATCCCAACCAGGTCCAGGCTCGGACTTAAGGTCTCCTCTCCCGGCTGCCATTTTGCCGGACACACCTGATCTCCATGTTCTTCCACGAATTTTGC is from Lachnospiraceae bacterium JLR.KK002 and encodes:
- a CDS encoding thioredoxin family protein yields the protein MINIEKISLRSELITEELESQLNTVLGKLTGEVCMVCVINPEEKASMEMAELVRHMAGLSDKLSCRFYDQAEAEKELPELDASLLPVTALYKNDRYTGVAYHGVTGGKEMNSLVFGIYNTAGPGQEISGRIQKKLQKLEDKVDIRVFVSLSCHHCAQQVITCQKMASESEMIEARMIDARLYPELAEQYHIERIPMTIVNEKEVLMGTKTIEEMYQVIKKCKK